One Mauremys mutica isolate MM-2020 ecotype Southern chromosome 9, ASM2049712v1, whole genome shotgun sequence DNA segment encodes these proteins:
- the SLITRK2 gene encoding SLIT and NTRK-like protein 2: MLKGVWLLSVLTVAGISPTTESRKPAKDICSRSRCPCEEKENVLNINCENKGFTTVSLLQPPPSKIYQLFLSGNALTRLHPNEFVNYSNAVTLHLGNNDMQEIRTGAFSGLRTLKRLHLNNNRLEVLREDTFLGLESLEYLQADYNYISAIEAGAFSQLNKLKVLILNDNLLLSLPSNVFRFVLLTHLDLRGNRLKMLPFAGVLEHIGGIMEIQLEENPWNCTCDLLPLKAWLDTITVFVGEIVCETPFRLHGKDVTQLTRQDLCPRKSSSDSHQREKHPSHSDTHIQRLSPTANPAISPTRAPKASRPPKMRNRPTPRVTVSKDRQIFGPIMVYQTKSPVPITCPSGCVCTSQSSDNGLNVNCQEKKISNISDLHPKPTSPKKLYLTSNYLQVVYKTDLLEYSSLDLLHLGNNRIAVIQEGAFINLTSLRRLYLNGNYLEILYPSMFNGLQSLQYLYLEYNVIKEILPRTFDALSNLHLLFLNNNLLRSLPDNVFGGTSLTRLNLRNNHFSHLPVRGVLDQLSALIQIDLQENPWDCTCDIMGLRNWIEHVTEQNNQQSSPPVVINEVICESPAKHSGEHLKFLSKEAICPENPNLSDSTLFSMSHNTDTPHSLSVSPSSYPEIHTEVPLSVLILGLLVVFILSVCFGAGLFVFVLKRRKGVPSVPNSANNLDISSFQLQYGSYNMESHDKTEGHVYNYIPPPVGQMCQNPIYMQKEGDPVAYYRNLHEFSYSNLDHKKEDSASLAFTISAAELLEKQSSPREPELLYQNIAERVKELPSGGVVHYNFCTLPKRQFAPSYESRRQNQDRINKTVLYGTPRKYFAEQSKPEHPLLQGKLQTEPDYLEVLEKQTAISQL; encoded by the coding sequence ATGCTGAAGGGGGTCTGGTTGCTCAGCGTCTTGACAGTGGCTGGGATCTCGCCCACGACCGAGAGCCGCAAGCCCGCCAAAGACATTTGCAGCCGGAGTCGCTGCCCCTGCGAGGAGAAGGAGAACGTGCTGAACATCAACTGCGAGAATAAAGGCTTCACCACCGTCAGCCTGCTGCAGCCGCCCCCCTCCAAGATCTACCAGCTCTTCCTCAGCGGCAACGCCCTCACCCGCCTGCACCCCAATGAGTTTGTCAACTATTCCAACGCCGTGACCCTGCACCTGGGCAACAACGACATGCAGGAGATCCGCACCGGGGCCTTCAGTGGCCTGCGGACCCTCAAGAGGCTGCACCTCAACAATAATAGGCTGGAGGTGCTACGGGAGGACACCTTCCTGGGCCTGGAGAGCCTGGAATACCTGCAGGCCGATTACAACTACATCAGCGCCATCGAAGCCGGGGCCTTCAGCCAGCTCAACAAGCTGAAAGTGCTCATCCTCAACGACAACCTCCTGCTGTCCCTGCCCAGCAACGTCTTCCGCTTCGTCCTGCTCACCCACCTGGACCTGAGGGGGAACAGGCTGAAGATGTTGCCGTTTGCCGGCGTCCTGGAGCACATTGGTGGGATCATGGAGATCCAGCTGGAGGAGAACCCTTGGAACTGCACCTGTGACCTGCTCCCCCTCAAAGCCTGGTTGGACACCATCACCGTCTTTGTCGGGGAGATCGTCTGCGAGACACCCTTCCGGCTGCATGGGAAAGACGTGACCCAGCTCACCCGGCAAGACCTCTGCCCTCGGAAAAGTTCCAGTGACTCTCACCAGAGGGAAAAGCACCCTTCCCACTCAGACACGCACATCCAGAGGCTCTCACCGACGGCCAACCCTGCCATCAGCCCCACCAGAGCCCCAAAAGCCAGCCGGCCACCCAAAATGAGGAACCGTCCAACGCCTCGGGTTACGGTGTCAAAAGACAGGCAAATTTTCGGACCTATCATGGTTTACCAGACCAAGTCCCCTGTGCCCATCACCTGCCCAAGTGGCTGTGTCTGCACTTCACAAAGCTCTGACAATGGTCTAAATGTGAACTGCCAAGAGAAAAAGATCAGTAACATCTCagatctccaccccaaacccaccAGTCCAAAGAAACTTTACCTTACAAGTAACTATCTACAGGTTGTTTATAAAACCGATCTCCTTGAATATAGCTCTCTGGATTTGTTACATTTAGGAAACAACAGGATCGCAGTGATACAGGAAGGTGCCTTTATAAACCTCACCAGTTTACGCAGACTTTATCTCAATGGCAATTACCTTGAAATTCTGTACCCTTCTATGTTCAATGGACTGCAGAGCTTGCAGTATCTCTACTTAGAGTATAATGTCATTAAGGAAATCCTGCCACGCACCTTTGATGCTCTGAGTAACCTTCATCTATTATTTCTGAACAACAACTTGCTGAGGTCTTTGCCTGATAATGTGTTTGGTGGTACTTCCCTTACGAGGCTCAATCTGAGGAACAACCACTTCTCACACTTGCCTGTGAGAGGAGTCCTCGACCAGCTCTCAGCTTTAATTCAGATAGACCTCCAAGAAAATCCTTGGGATTGCACGTGTGACATAATGGGGCTCAGGAACTGGATAGAGCATGTCACTGAGCAGAACAATCAGCAGTCAAGTCCCCCTGTAGTTATCAATGAGGTGATATGTGAGTCTCCAGCTAAGCACTCAGGAGAACATCTGAAATTCCTGAGCAAAGAGGCCATCTGCCCGGAGAACCCTAACCTGTCAGATTCTACTCTCTTCTCTATGAGTCATAACACAGACACACCACACTCCCTTAGCGTCTCGCCCAGCTCCTATCCAGAAATACACACTGAAGTTCCACTCTCTGTCTTAATTTTAGGCTTGCTGGTTGTGTTTATCTTGTCTGTCTGTTTTGGGGCAGGCTTGTTTGTCTTTGTTCTGAAACGCCGAAAGGGAGTGCCAAGCGTGCCCAACAGCGCAAACAACTTAGACATAAGTTCATTTCAGCTGCAGTATGGGTCTTACAACATGGAGAGCCACGATAAAACTGAAGGGCACGTTTATAACTACATCCCCCCTCCTGTCGGGCAGATGTGCCAAAACCCTATCTACATGCAGAAGGAAGGGGATCCGGTTGCGTACTACAGGAATCTCCATGAGTTCAGCTATAGCAATCTTGACCACAAAAAGGAAGATTCAGCCAGCCTTGCATTTACAATCAGTGCGGCTGAATTGCTGGAAAAGCAGTCCTCGCCAAGGGAACCAGAGCTGCTGTATCAAAACATTGCAGAGAGGGTCAAGGAACTCCCCAGTGGAGGGGTTGTTCATTATAACTTTTGCACCTTACCCAAAAGGCAGTTTGCTCCTTCCTATGAATCCAGACGCCAAAACCAGGACAGGATAAATAAGACTGTTTTGTATGGAACTCCCAGGAAATATTTTGCAGAACAGTCTAAACCCGAGCATCCTTTGCTGCAAGGAAAGCTACAAACGGAACCAGACTACCTCGAAGTTCTGGAAAAACAAACTGCAATTAGTCAGCTGTGA